A single window of Synechococcus sp. CBW1004 DNA harbors:
- a CDS encoding ABC transporter permease, translating to MARWGVVIVLLYGLVALLTPLLIHLGWLADPNAGLANPIYAPPSLAHWCGTDRLGRDVCVRTLAGSGVALQVVLVALVLALLVGVPLGMVSGYLGGGVDRSLVLLMDTLYTLPVLLLSVVLAFLLGRGLPNAAAALCVVYVPQYFRVVRNQTAQVKAELFVEAARSLGAGPLWILRRYLLRNVITSVPVLLTLNAADAVLVLGGLGFLGLGLPETIPEWGGDLQQALTAVPTGIWWTALYPGLAMFVLVLGLSFLGEGLESWLAGQPERSS from the coding sequence ATGGCCCGCTGGGGGGTGGTGATCGTGCTGCTCTATGGCCTGGTGGCTCTGCTGACCCCGCTGCTGATCCACCTGGGCTGGCTGGCGGATCCCAACGCGGGCCTGGCCAATCCCATCTACGCCCCGCCCTCGCTGGCCCACTGGTGCGGCACCGATCGCCTCGGCCGGGATGTGTGCGTGCGCACCCTCGCCGGCAGCGGCGTGGCCCTGCAGGTGGTGCTGGTGGCCCTGGTGCTCGCCCTGCTGGTGGGGGTGCCGCTGGGCATGGTGAGCGGCTATCTGGGCGGTGGCGTCGATCGCAGCCTGGTGCTGCTGATGGACACCCTCTACACCCTGCCGGTGCTGCTGCTCTCGGTGGTGCTCGCCTTCCTGCTGGGCCGGGGCCTGCCCAATGCCGCCGCGGCGCTGTGCGTGGTGTACGTTCCGCAGTACTTCCGGGTGGTGCGCAATCAGACGGCCCAGGTGAAGGCCGAGCTGTTCGTCGAGGCGGCCCGCTCGCTCGGGGCCGGCCCGCTGTGGATCCTGCGCCGCTACCTGCTGCGCAACGTGATCACCTCGGTGCCGGTGCTGCTGACGCTCAACGCCGCCGATGCGGTGCTCGTGCTCGGCGGTCTCGGCTTCCTGGGCCTCGGCCTTCCGGAGACGATCCCCGAGTGGGGCGGAGATCTGCAGCAGGCGCTCACGGCCGTGCCCACCGGCATCTGGTGGACGGCCCTCTACCCGGGGCTGGCGATGTTCGTGCTGGTGCTGGGGCTGTCGTTTCTGGGTGAGGGGCTGGAGAGCTGGCTGGCCGGCCAGCCGGAGCGCAGCAGCTGA
- a CDS encoding putative toxin-antitoxin system toxin component, PIN family, with protein sequence MQRLFLDANVLFTAAHNPGGKAALVISLGQSGLWQLATSAYAKEEAHRNLIRKFPSCVHRFQDIIRPIRLVSDRIDLPCPACLPEKDWPIYRAAHACRADVLLTGDLRDFGPLMNQPELADGLLIQTVADFLLNL encoded by the coding sequence ATGCAGCGGCTCTTTCTGGATGCCAACGTCCTCTTCACCGCTGCGCACAATCCCGGTGGTAAAGCGGCGCTGGTGATCAGCCTCGGCCAAAGCGGCTTGTGGCAACTGGCTACCAGCGCCTATGCCAAGGAGGAAGCGCACCGCAATCTCATCCGCAAGTTTCCGTCCTGCGTCCATCGCTTTCAGGACATCATCAGGCCCATTCGTCTCGTGAGCGATCGCATCGACCTCCCCTGTCCGGCGTGTTTGCCGGAAAAGGACTGGCCGATCTATCGTGCCGCCCACGCCTGCCGAGCCGATGTGCTTCTCACCGGGGACCTCCGGGATTTCGGACCACTGATGAATCAACCGGAGCTCGCCGATGGGCTGCTGATTCAGACGGTCGCTGACTTCCTTCTCAACCTCTGA
- the trmH gene encoding tRNA (guanosine(18)-2'-O)-methyltransferase TrmH, producing the protein MPLLPRRFERLKAVLDQRMADLTVVLEHVHKPHNLSAILRSCDAAGVLEAHVINLKGRTPTFNDTALGSQKWVELRSHGDTAAALRQLRDQGFRLVGTHLGVEAIDYRDGDYTGPTAFLLGAEKWGLSDTAAGLVDQAVFIPMRGMVQSLNVSVAAATLLFEALRQRRATGVLPSHGEGLPAALYAQRLFEWAYPEVAAWCRQEGRPYPELDAEGAIREQLPRTLRVRC; encoded by the coding sequence ATGCCCCTGCTGCCCCGCCGGTTCGAGCGCCTCAAGGCGGTGCTCGATCAGCGCATGGCCGATCTCACCGTGGTGCTCGAGCACGTGCACAAACCCCACAACCTCTCGGCGATCCTGCGCAGCTGCGATGCGGCCGGGGTGCTGGAGGCCCACGTGATCAACCTGAAGGGCCGCACCCCCACCTTCAATGACACGGCCCTGGGCAGCCAGAAGTGGGTGGAGCTGCGCAGCCACGGCGACACGGCGGCGGCGCTGAGGCAGCTCAGGGACCAGGGCTTCCGGCTGGTGGGCACCCATCTGGGGGTGGAGGCGATCGACTACCGCGACGGCGACTACACAGGCCCGACGGCCTTCCTGCTCGGGGCCGAGAAGTGGGGCCTGAGCGACACGGCGGCGGGACTGGTGGATCAGGCGGTGTTCATCCCGATGCGCGGCATGGTGCAGTCGCTGAATGTGTCGGTGGCGGCGGCGACGCTGCTGTTTGAAGCGCTGCGCCAACGGCGCGCCACCGGTGTGCTGCCGAGCCATGGCGAAGGGCTGCCGGCGGCGCTGTATGCGCAGCGCCTGTTCGAATGGGCCTATCCGGAGGTGGCGGCCTGGTGCAGGCAGGAGGGCAGGCCCTACCCGGAGCTGGATGCGGAGGGAGCGATCCGCGAGCAGCTGCCGCGGACGCTGCGGGTGCGGTGCTGA
- a CDS encoding sensor histidine kinase KdpD, protein MLAVLAGYTALVLLSLSLDRISRRQQHQQLVERIGVALIQQPAPTQPFPSAVRALLQPGTELKLLPPGSEHPPRLRWEGERARLESISPLTLRDGVPRALLLRQDVTDSVSQQKLSLQLLAAAAAVSALITCLLLRLVLRFGLARPLRILSDQLSAYRSLANPPPPLDVERQPDELRPIAATFNAMQERLTASWERQRTFVDGVAHELRTPITLISGHSQSLQRQNTTPALAPSLALITTEARRMGAMVSDMLDLARKDAGRLHLRRQAIDAEDVLLDTFERLSPRAEGRLRLQPPSEASALPLAAGDPERLAQCLVVLIENALNYSPAPLPVRLYAEARDGVVILHVSDRGPGVPLEERKLIFERFARGGAAVNTRGSGIGLAVVQLLMEAMGGRVLVTDAPEGGADFQLHLPVHDEQPESPGLAAAGGA, encoded by the coding sequence GTGCTGGCCGTCCTGGCCGGTTACACGGCCCTGGTGCTGCTCTCGCTCAGTCTGGACCGGATCAGCCGCCGCCAGCAGCACCAGCAGCTGGTGGAGCGGATCGGCGTGGCGTTGATCCAGCAGCCTGCTCCCACTCAGCCGTTCCCCTCCGCGGTGCGTGCGCTGCTGCAGCCCGGCACCGAGCTGAAGCTGCTCCCCCCCGGCTCGGAGCATCCGCCGCGGCTCCGCTGGGAGGGGGAGCGTGCGCGGCTTGAGAGCATCTCGCCGCTCACGCTGCGTGACGGGGTGCCGCGTGCGCTGCTGCTGCGGCAGGACGTGACCGACTCGGTGTCGCAGCAGAAGCTCTCGCTGCAGCTCCTGGCGGCGGCCGCCGCGGTGTCTGCCCTGATCACCTGCCTGCTGCTGCGTCTGGTGCTGCGCTTCGGCCTCGCCCGGCCCCTGCGCATCCTCAGCGATCAGCTGTCTGCCTATCGCTCCCTCGCCAATCCGCCGCCGCCGCTGGACGTGGAGCGCCAGCCCGATGAGCTGCGGCCGATCGCCGCCACCTTCAACGCCATGCAGGAGCGCCTCACCGCCTCCTGGGAGCGGCAGCGCACCTTCGTCGATGGGGTGGCCCACGAACTGCGCACCCCGATCACCCTGATCTCCGGCCATTCCCAGAGCCTGCAGCGTCAGAACACCACTCCTGCCCTGGCCCCCTCGCTGGCCCTGATCACCACCGAGGCCCGGCGCATGGGCGCCATGGTGAGCGACATGCTCGATCTGGCCCGCAAGGATGCCGGTCGCCTGCACCTGCGGCGTCAGGCGATCGACGCCGAGGATGTGCTGCTCGACACCTTCGAGCGCCTCTCCCCCCGGGCGGAGGGGCGCCTGCGCCTGCAGCCCCCTTCGGAGGCCAGCGCGCTGCCGCTGGCCGCCGGTGATCCGGAGCGGCTCGCCCAGTGCCTGGTGGTGCTGATCGAGAACGCCCTCAACTACAGCCCTGCGCCCTTGCCGGTGCGCCTGTATGCCGAGGCTCGCGATGGGGTCGTCATCCTGCATGTGAGCGATCGCGGCCCCGGCGTGCCCCTCGAGGAGCGGAAACTGATCTTCGAGCGCTTCGCCCGTGGTGGTGCCGCCGTCAACACCCGCGGCAGCGGCATCGGGCTGGCGGTGGTGCAGCTGCTGATGGAAGCGATGGGAGGCCGGGTGCTGGTGACCGACGCGCCGGAGGGGGGCGCCGATTTCCAGCTCCATCTCCCCGTCCACGACGAGCAGCCGGAAAGCCCGGGTCTCGCGGCAGCCGGGGGGGCGTGA
- a CDS encoding AbrB/MazE/SpoVT family DNA-binding domain-containing protein, giving the protein MTRSSGGARHGARREVLMVSNRGQITLPAGMRRQLGITPGGAVIVEECDGELRLKPAAVLGMDCYSDTEIEEWDQADALPPCERQAILHRLQQA; this is encoded by the coding sequence GTGACCCGTTCCTCTGGCGGTGCGCGCCATGGTGCCCGCCGTGAAGTGCTCATGGTCTCGAATCGTGGTCAGATCACGCTTCCGGCCGGCATGCGTCGGCAACTCGGCATCACCCCCGGAGGAGCCGTGATCGTCGAGGAGTGCGACGGGGAACTGCGCCTCAAGCCCGCGGCTGTGCTGGGGATGGATTGCTACAGCGATACTGAGATCGAGGAGTGGGATCAGGCCGATGCCCTGCCGCCCTGCGAACGGCAAGCGATCCTCCACCGCCTGCAGCAGGCCTGA
- the chlG gene encoding chlorophyll synthase ChlG, with protein sequence MKGAGTTTNLWKIRLQLMKPVTWIPLIWGVICGAAASGGYHWRLPDLLAALACMVMSGPLLAGYTQTINDYYDREIDAINEPYRPIPSGAIPLTQVKLQIWVLLLAGLAVAWGLDLWAGHTTPVLLLLALGGSFVSFIYSAPPLKLKQNGWLGNYALGASYIALPWWAGQALFGQLTWTTALLTLVYSLAGLGIAVVNDFKSVEGDRALGLQSLPVVFGIQRASWISAAMIDVFQIAMVVVLIAIGQHFAAVLLVLLIVPQITFQDIWLLRDPLAFDVKYQASAQPFLVLGMLVTALAIGHSGLIPQGGTSALSL encoded by the coding sequence ATGAAGGGCGCCGGCACCACCACCAATCTCTGGAAGATCCGGCTGCAGCTGATGAAGCCGGTCACCTGGATCCCTCTGATCTGGGGTGTGATCTGCGGTGCGGCCGCCTCCGGCGGTTATCACTGGCGCCTGCCGGATCTGCTGGCGGCCCTGGCCTGCATGGTGATGAGCGGCCCGCTGCTGGCGGGCTACACCCAGACGATCAACGACTACTACGACCGCGAGATCGACGCGATCAACGAGCCCTATCGGCCCATCCCGTCGGGAGCGATCCCGCTGACGCAGGTGAAGCTGCAGATCTGGGTGCTGCTGCTCGCCGGCCTCGCCGTGGCCTGGGGCCTTGATCTCTGGGCCGGCCACACCACCCCGGTGCTGCTGCTGCTGGCACTGGGCGGTTCCTTTGTGAGCTTCATCTATTCGGCGCCGCCGCTGAAGCTCAAGCAGAACGGCTGGCTCGGCAACTACGCCCTCGGTGCCAGCTACATCGCCCTGCCCTGGTGGGCCGGCCAGGCGCTGTTCGGCCAGCTCACCTGGACCACCGCCCTGCTCACGCTGGTGTACAGCCTCGCCGGCCTCGGCATCGCCGTGGTCAATGACTTCAAGAGCGTCGAAGGAGACCGGGCTCTGGGGCTGCAGTCGCTGCCCGTGGTGTTCGGCATCCAGCGGGCCAGCTGGATCAGCGCCGCGATGATCGATGTGTTCCAGATCGCGATGGTGGTGGTGCTGATCGCGATCGGCCAGCACTTCGCCGCCGTGCTGCTGGTGTTGCTGATCGTGCCGCAGATCACCTTTCAGGACATCTGGCTGCTGCGCGATCCCCTCGCCTTCGATGTGAAATACCAGGCCAGCGCCCAGCCCTTTCTCGTGCTCGGCATGCTGGTCACCGCCCTGGCGATCGGCCACAGTGGCCTGATTCCGCAAGGCGGCACTTCCGCTCTGTCACTGTGA
- a CDS encoding transglycosylase domain-containing protein, producing the protein MLVPALTAAAIGVGVSLGQAAITSAIDSTLPDANRINTFSRPGTLTVLDANGKVIVKQGPATREKLPPGRMPLLIRKAFVAAEDRRFYQHDGVDAVGILRASLRNLSQGSVEEGASTITQQLARTVFLSQDRTLWRKLKEALLAGKIERELSKEQILEQYVNVVYLGSSAYGVSDAAWVYFSKTPEQLTLPEAALIAGMPPAPSVYSPLVNPEFALQRRAIVLRRMREAGYIDDAQLAQAESAPLGLNPAEPKYFHNPAPWFTSWLEQELPRVLTKEQLEVGGLTVRTGLNKDWQIEAQKAINNGAGSMQGALISMEPGTGLVRAMVGGKDWEKSQFNRATQALRSPGSTFKLFAYTAALKYGMKPEDTISARERCYKEGWPPKRFCIPGSGGAIPLSQAFARSINSAAVALAEKVGYPRVIGVARDLGITGTIGEYPSMVLGSNEKTMLEMVAAYAAINNRGVWVKPLPFEEIYGPDGELLWSRRVDAPRPRRAVSSDVADAVMWMLQRVVTSGTGGSAALPDRPVAGKTGTAEGARDLWFVGSIPQLTTAVWFGYDENFKTGSSSAQAAATWGTFMRVVSKQLPVQPFPPKPTLSGSFQPFVPPKRKPGEANAPSARPQASDTPPSLESEGIRLEPPEERNDSLDAPPPREDSRTEPPDATVTSPPRSPETPSRPQPSRQPEAAAPARAPTPAPAAAPAPAAAPPAPPAPPPPPVTPPPPLAAPSPLP; encoded by the coding sequence ATGCTGGTGCCGGCCCTCACCGCCGCAGCCATCGGGGTCGGTGTGTCCCTGGGCCAGGCGGCCATCACCTCGGCGATCGACAGCACCCTGCCCGACGCCAACCGGATCAACACCTTCAGCCGGCCGGGCACGCTCACGGTGCTCGACGCCAACGGCAAGGTGATCGTCAAACAGGGGCCGGCCACGCGCGAAAAGCTGCCCCCCGGGCGGATGCCGCTGCTGATCCGCAAGGCATTCGTGGCGGCCGAGGATCGCCGCTTTTACCAGCACGACGGTGTCGATGCCGTCGGCATCCTGCGGGCGAGCCTGCGCAACCTCAGCCAGGGCTCGGTGGAGGAGGGTGCGAGCACGATCACCCAGCAGCTGGCGCGCACGGTGTTCCTGAGCCAGGACCGGACTCTCTGGCGGAAGCTGAAGGAGGCGCTGCTGGCCGGCAAGATCGAGCGTGAGCTCAGCAAGGAGCAGATCCTCGAGCAATACGTCAATGTCGTCTACCTGGGCTCGAGCGCCTACGGCGTCTCCGACGCCGCCTGGGTGTACTTCTCCAAGACTCCGGAGCAGCTGACCCTGCCTGAGGCGGCCCTGATCGCCGGCATGCCGCCGGCGCCCTCGGTCTATTCGCCGCTGGTCAATCCTGAATTCGCGCTGCAGCGGCGCGCCATCGTGCTGCGGCGCATGCGCGAAGCGGGCTACATCGACGACGCCCAGCTGGCGCAGGCCGAATCCGCCCCGCTGGGCCTGAACCCGGCGGAGCCGAAGTATTTCCATAACCCCGCCCCCTGGTTCACCAGCTGGCTGGAGCAGGAGCTGCCCAGGGTGCTGACCAAGGAGCAGCTGGAGGTGGGTGGCCTGACGGTGCGCACCGGCCTCAACAAGGACTGGCAGATCGAGGCCCAGAAGGCGATCAACAACGGCGCCGGCAGCATGCAGGGCGCCCTGATCTCGATGGAGCCGGGCACCGGGCTGGTGCGGGCGATGGTGGGCGGCAAGGACTGGGAGAAGAGCCAGTTCAACCGCGCCACCCAGGCTCTGCGCTCGCCGGGATCGACGTTCAAGCTGTTCGCCTACACGGCGGCGCTCAAGTACGGCATGAAGCCGGAGGACACGATTTCGGCCCGGGAGCGCTGTTACAAGGAAGGATGGCCGCCGAAGCGCTTCTGCATCCCCGGCTCCGGCGGCGCGATCCCCCTGTCGCAGGCGTTCGCGCGCTCGATCAACTCCGCCGCCGTCGCCCTGGCCGAGAAGGTGGGCTATCCGCGGGTCATCGGCGTGGCAAGGGATCTGGGCATCACCGGCACCATCGGCGAGTACCCGTCCATGGTGCTGGGCTCCAACGAGAAGACGATGCTCGAGATGGTGGCGGCCTACGCCGCCATCAACAACCGTGGTGTCTGGGTGAAACCGCTCCCCTTCGAGGAGATCTACGGCCCGGACGGCGAGCTGCTGTGGAGCCGCCGCGTCGATGCCCCCAGGCCCCGGCGGGCCGTGAGCAGCGATGTGGCCGACGCGGTCATGTGGATGCTGCAGCGGGTGGTGACCAGTGGCACCGGCGGCAGCGCGGCCCTGCCCGACCGACCTGTGGCCGGCAAGACGGGCACCGCCGAGGGCGCCCGCGACCTCTGGTTCGTCGGCTCGATCCCCCAGCTCACCACGGCGGTGTGGTTCGGCTACGACGAGAACTTCAAGACCGGCAGCAGCAGCGCCCAGGCGGCGGCCACCTGGGGGACCTTCATGCGCGTGGTGAGCAAACAGCTGCCGGTGCAGCCGTTTCCGCCCAAGCCCACGCTGAGCGGCAGTTTCCAGCCGTTCGTGCCGCCGAAGCGCAAGCCCGGCGAGGCCAACGCGCCCTCGGCGCGGCCCCAGGCCAGCGATACCCCCCCGTCTCTGGAGAGCGAGGGCATCCGCCTGGAGCCACCGGAGGAGCGCAACGATTCGCTCGACGCGCCGCCCCCGCGCGAGGACAGCCGCACCGAGCCGCCCGACGCGACGGTCACCAGTCCGCCCCGCTCGCCTGAGACGCCCTCCCGCCCGCAGCCGTCGAGGCAACCGGAGGCCGCGGCTCCTGCCCGTGCTCCAACCCCTGCGCCGGCGGCCGCTCCGGCCCCGGCGGCGGCTCCGCCGGCACCTCCGGCACCGCCGCCTCCCCCGGTCACGCCACCGCCCCCGCTGGCGGCACCATCGCCGCTTCCCTGA
- a CDS encoding response regulator transcription factor, with protein sequence MSPARLLIVDDDPELRHFLTTELKVEGYDCNEAATGQQALGKIRNESWDLVLLDWTLPDFSGVEVCRRMRQGGIGTPVLMITARDEVRERVEALDSGADDYLTKPFSIEELLARVRARLRRSGLKDSEDGVLRIADLMVNTASREVSRGGRPIHLTAREFDLLLYLLRQPHQVHERRAILDALWGTDWMGDDNLLDVYIRYLRKKLEPAGSPTLIQTVRGVGFMIKEGLPR encoded by the coding sequence ATGAGTCCCGCCCGCCTTCTCATTGTCGACGACGATCCGGAACTGCGACATTTCCTCACCACCGAGCTCAAGGTGGAGGGATATGACTGCAATGAGGCGGCCACCGGTCAGCAGGCACTCGGGAAGATCCGCAACGAATCCTGGGACCTGGTGCTACTGGACTGGACACTGCCCGATTTCAGCGGCGTGGAGGTGTGCAGGCGCATGCGCCAGGGCGGCATCGGCACGCCGGTGCTGATGATCACGGCGCGCGATGAGGTGCGCGAGCGGGTGGAGGCCCTCGATTCCGGCGCCGACGACTATCTCACCAAGCCGTTTTCGATCGAGGAATTGCTGGCAAGGGTGCGGGCACGCCTGCGGCGCAGCGGGCTCAAGGACAGTGAGGATGGTGTGCTGCGCATCGCCGATCTCATGGTCAACACCGCCAGCCGCGAGGTGAGTCGTGGCGGCCGTCCCATTCACCTGACGGCGCGCGAATTCGATCTGCTGCTCTATCTGCTGCGCCAGCCGCATCAAGTGCATGAACGCCGGGCCATCCTTGATGCCCTCTGGGGCACCGACTGGATGGGCGATGACAACCTCCTCGATGTCTATATCCGCTATCTGCGCAAGAAGCTTGAACCGGCCGGCAGCCCGACCCTGATTCAGACGGTGCGGGGGGTGGGCTTCATGATCAAGGAGGGGCTGCCGCGCTGA
- a CDS encoding MGMT family protein, with the protein MPELRGRGARSPAGQERVPEQAVPAIASPDPVAARRGFDQRVYAAVALIPAGQLATYGQIAELIGAWGCARQVGWALRRLPLPSAIPWHRVVNAAGRIAMTPSREGSDWIQRELLLAEGIPVDGEGRLPLARFRWRSPCPGEEGAPKNGPR; encoded by the coding sequence ATGCCGGAGCTGAGGGGGCGAGGGGCGCGATCGCCTGCAGGGCAGGAGCGGGTGCCCGAGCAGGCGGTGCCCGCCATCGCCTCCCCGGACCCGGTGGCGGCTCGGCGCGGCTTCGACCAGCGCGTCTATGCCGCCGTGGCCCTGATCCCCGCCGGCCAGCTGGCCACCTACGGGCAGATCGCCGAGCTGATCGGCGCCTGGGGCTGCGCCCGCCAGGTGGGCTGGGCCCTGCGGCGCCTGCCCCTGCCCTCCGCCATCCCCTGGCATCGCGTCGTCAACGCCGCCGGCCGCATCGCCATGACCCCTTCGCGGGAGGGCAGCGACTGGATCCAGCGCGAGCTGCTGCTGGCCGAGGGCATCCCGGTGGATGGGGAGGGGCGTCTGCCCCTGGCCCGCTTCCGCTGGCGCTCCCCCTGCCCCGGGGAGGAGGGGGCTCCGAAGAACGGCCCGCGCTGA
- the hisF gene encoding imidazole glycerol phosphate synthase subunit HisF, protein MVAKRIIPCLDVADGRVVKGVNFVGLRDAGDPVELACRYSASGADELVFLDIAASHQGRATLVDLVRRTAEAVTIPFTVGGGISSVEGITELLRAGADKVSLNSSAVRDPDLVARGAERFGCQCIVVAIDARRRQADTPGWDVYVKGGRENTGLDAVDWARRVVALGAGEILLTSMDGDGTQAGYDLELTRAVAEAVEVPVIASGGAGCIDHIAAALEEGRAAAALLASLLHDGVLTVEEIKRDLLGRGLPLRPLLASQLSDSLR, encoded by the coding sequence ATGGTCGCCAAGCGGATCATCCCCTGCCTGGACGTGGCTGATGGCCGTGTGGTGAAGGGCGTCAATTTCGTCGGTCTGCGGGATGCCGGCGACCCGGTGGAGCTGGCCTGCCGCTACAGCGCCTCCGGCGCCGACGAGCTGGTGTTCCTGGACATCGCCGCCAGCCACCAGGGCCGCGCCACGCTGGTGGATCTGGTGCGCCGCACCGCTGAGGCGGTCACCATTCCGTTCACGGTCGGGGGCGGCATCAGCAGCGTCGAGGGGATCACCGAGCTGCTGCGCGCCGGCGCCGACAAGGTGAGCCTCAACTCCTCGGCCGTGCGCGATCCCGATCTGGTGGCCCGCGGCGCCGAGCGCTTCGGCTGCCAGTGCATCGTCGTGGCGATCGATGCACGCCGCCGCCAGGCGGACACCCCCGGCTGGGATGTCTATGTCAAGGGAGGCCGCGAGAACACCGGTCTGGACGCGGTGGACTGGGCCCGCCGGGTGGTGGCCCTCGGCGCCGGCGAGATCCTGCTCACCTCGATGGACGGCGACGGCACCCAGGCCGGCTACGACCTGGAGCTCACCCGTGCCGTGGCCGAGGCGGTGGAGGTGCCGGTGATCGCCTCCGGCGGCGCCGGCTGCATCGATCACATCGCCGCCGCCCTGGAGGAGGGCAGGGCGGCGGCCGCCCTGCTGGCCTCGCTGCTGCACGACGGCGTTCTGACGGTGGAGGAGATCAAGCGGGATCTGCTCGGCCGCGGCCTGCCCCTGCGTCCCCTGCTCGCGTCCCAGCTGAGCGATTCGTTACGTTGA
- a CDS encoding 16S rRNA (cytosine(967)-C(5))-methyltransferase, with protein sequence MLPSASSEAPSAAAGTTPVGLAPRQLAWNALQAVAAGAYADAALERLLARASLSGPDRALATELVYGAIRMRRLLDAWIDALGRVSAERQPPRLRWLLHVGLYQLLFCARIPDSAAVSTTVELARAGGLARLAPVVNGLLRSLLRRRGEAPAAPWSGLELPADPAAALALRHSLPDWLAAELLAWLPVERAEAFAEACNMPPPLDLRCRRGRLERDALLAAFAAAGVAAEPLSEGPDALTLLDRPGDLRALPGYAEGWWCVQDRNAQRIVPLLDPRPGMRVLDLCAAPGGKTTQIAEALGGEGELWAVDRSEARLKRVALNAERLGLTGIGLLAADGSDLPALRPDWRGAFDRILVDAPCSGLGTLARHADARWRLEPDAIEALVALQQQLLEAVLPLLAPAGRLVYATCTVHPRENQDQIASLLASHEEMTLLEQRQWWPQPQGGDGFYVAVLEPVGLREAAMVPPAGAVA encoded by the coding sequence ATGCTCCCCTCCGCCTCCTCTGAGGCACCCTCCGCTGCGGCGGGGACCACGCCCGTGGGCCTGGCGCCGCGCCAGCTGGCCTGGAATGCCCTGCAGGCGGTGGCGGCCGGCGCCTATGCCGATGCCGCCCTCGAGCGCCTGCTCGCCCGTGCGTCGCTGAGCGGTCCCGATCGGGCCCTGGCCACCGAACTGGTGTACGGCGCCATCCGCATGCGCCGCCTGCTCGACGCCTGGATCGATGCCCTCGGCCGCGTCAGCGCCGAGCGTCAGCCCCCCCGCCTGCGCTGGCTGCTGCATGTGGGCCTCTATCAGCTGCTGTTCTGCGCGCGCATCCCCGATTCCGCCGCCGTCAGCACCACCGTGGAGCTGGCCCGTGCCGGCGGCCTGGCCCGTCTGGCTCCGGTGGTCAACGGCCTGCTGCGCTCGCTGCTGCGCCGCCGCGGGGAGGCCCCTGCCGCACCCTGGAGCGGCCTGGAACTGCCCGCCGATCCGGCTGCCGCCCTGGCGCTGCGCCACTCCCTGCCCGACTGGCTCGCCGCCGAACTGCTCGCCTGGCTGCCGGTGGAGCGCGCCGAAGCCTTCGCGGAGGCCTGCAACATGCCGCCGCCTCTCGATCTGCGCTGCCGCCGCGGCCGCCTGGAGCGCGACGCCCTGCTGGCTGCCTTCGCCGCCGCCGGGGTGGCCGCCGAGCCGCTGAGCGAAGGGCCCGACGCGCTCACTCTCCTGGATCGGCCCGGCGATCTGCGCGCTCTGCCGGGCTATGCCGAGGGCTGGTGGTGCGTGCAGGACCGCAATGCCCAGCGCATCGTGCCCCTGCTCGATCCCCGTCCCGGCATGCGGGTGCTCGATCTCTGCGCCGCACCCGGCGGCAAGACCACCCAGATCGCCGAGGCTCTGGGCGGCGAGGGGGAGCTGTGGGCCGTCGACCGCTCCGAGGCCCGTCTCAAGCGGGTGGCTCTCAACGCCGAGCGCCTCGGGCTGACGGGGATCGGCCTGCTCGCCGCCGATGGCAGCGATCTCCCTGCCCTTCGGCCCGACTGGCGCGGCGCCTTCGACCGCATCCTGGTGGATGCTCCCTGCTCCGGCCTGGGGACGCTGGCGCGCCATGCCGATGCCCGCTGGCGGCTGGAGCCGGACGCGATCGAAGCGCTCGTGGCGCTGCAGCAGCAGCTGCTCGAGGCCGTGTTGCCGCTCCTGGCTCCTGCAGGGCGGCTCGTCTACGCCACCTGCACGGTGCACCCGCGCGAGAACCAGGATCAGATCGCCTCCCTGCTCGCATCCCACGAGGAGATGACGCTGCTCGAACAACGGCAATGGTGGCCGCAGCCGCAGGGCGGTGATGGCTTCTATGTGGCGGTGCTGGAGCCCGTGGGGCTCAGGGAAGCGGCGATGGTGCCGCCAGCGGGGGCGGTGGCGTGA
- a CDS encoding DUF2862 domain-containing protein, producing MSQAAITIGSKVRVTRVRDRIPADLVATLKSDATGTVRDFRVTDGKGIGVVVDLTAGGTTWFFDDEIAPA from the coding sequence ATGTCCCAGGCTGCCATCACCATCGGCTCGAAGGTGCGGGTCACCCGGGTGCGCGACCGTATTCCGGCCGATCTCGTGGCCACGCTGAAGTCCGACGCCACCGGCACGGTGCGCGACTTCCGTGTGACCGACGGCAAGGGCATCGGCGTCGTGGTCGATCTGACGGCCGGCGGCACCACCTGGTTCTTCGACGACGAAATCGCGCCCGCCTGA